One window from the genome of Streptococcus salivarius encodes:
- a CDS encoding LPXTG cell wall anchor domain-containing protein, producing MASKKSIYSSLLLLTLTLGAFVPVTSFADDGIATNDAVLTQPTTDRAATGPSTAPSDGDLARSNDSNTGAATPTTPIAPEVPAEPTTPATPETPATPAPTADSSTTPADKPTEKPSDKPEEPASPTDKGTSEAPQTPETPAVNVNGQPVVTVTPTAPVVTAAGQTIVSTQNSQIVIANTDGTTSVVAPEAVGFKVNADGTLTGKDAKGKEVTLPKTGEASTVILTLAGTFFLAAAAFLGLKKRA from the coding sequence ATGGCTTCTAAAAAATCTATATATAGTAGCTTGCTTTTACTCACCCTTACCCTAGGAGCTTTTGTACCAGTAACTTCTTTTGCGGACGACGGTATTGCGACAAATGATGCTGTTCTTACACAACCAACGACAGATCGTGCAGCAACAGGTCCTTCAACAGCCCCAAGTGATGGTGACTTGGCTCGTAGCAATGATTCAAACACAGGTGCGGCAACGCCAACAACACCTATAGCTCCTGAAGTACCAGCTGAACCAACAACACCAGCAACTCCAGAAACACCTGCGACACCGGCTCCAACAGCTGATTCATCTACAACACCAGCTGATAAACCAACTGAGAAACCATCCGATAAGCCAGAAGAACCGGCCTCACCAACTGATAAAGGGACAAGTGAAGCACCTCAAACCCCTGAAACTCCAGCAGTGAACGTTAATGGACAACCTGTTGTTACTGTAACACCAACAGCTCCAGTTGTCACTGCAGCTGGTCAAACAATTGTGTCTACACAAAACAGCCAAATTGTCATCGCTAACACTGATGGTACAACAAGTGTTGTCGCTCCTGAAGCAGTAGGATTCAAAGTGAATGCTGACGGTACATTGACTGGTAAAGATGCTAAAGGTAAGGAAGTTACACTTCCTAAGACTGGTGAAGCATCAACAGTAATCTTGACATTGGCAGGAACATTCTTTCTTGCTGCTGCAGCCTTTTTAGGGCTTAAGAAACGTGCCTAA
- a CDS encoding TIGR01212 family radical SAM protein (This family includes YhcC from E. coli K-12, an uncharacterized radical SAM protein.) → MKKRYRTVNDYYREIFGEKIFKLPIDAGFDCPNRDGTVAHGGCTFCTVSGSGDAIVAPEAPIREQFYHEIDFMHRKWPEVQKYLVYFQNFTNTHAPLEVIKDRYEQAINEPGVVGINIGTRPDCLPDDVIDYLAELTERMHVTVELGLQTTYEETSELINRAHSYELYVETVKRVRERAPKAEIVSHLINGLPGETHEMMVENVRRCVTDNDIQGIKLHLLHLMTNTRMQRDYHEGRLKLLSQEEYVSIICDQLEIIPKDIVIHRITGDAPRDMLIGPMWSLNKWEVLNAIDKEMERRDSWQGCKVASEKEEKA, encoded by the coding sequence ATGAAAAAACGTTATAGAACAGTCAATGATTACTATCGTGAGATTTTTGGCGAAAAGATTTTCAAACTTCCTATAGATGCGGGCTTTGATTGTCCCAACCGTGATGGAACAGTGGCTCATGGTGGCTGTACCTTTTGTACGGTATCGGGGTCTGGGGATGCTATTGTAGCTCCTGAGGCGCCGATTCGTGAGCAGTTTTACCATGAGATTGACTTTATGCACCGCAAGTGGCCAGAAGTTCAAAAATACCTAGTTTATTTTCAAAACTTTACCAATACCCACGCGCCGCTTGAGGTTATCAAGGACCGCTACGAACAGGCAATCAATGAGCCTGGTGTTGTTGGCATCAATATCGGTACCCGTCCAGACTGTTTGCCAGATGATGTGATTGATTATCTGGCAGAACTCACAGAACGTATGCATGTGACCGTCGAACTTGGCTTGCAAACGACTTATGAAGAAACGTCAGAGCTCATAAACCGGGCACACAGCTATGAACTCTATGTGGAGACGGTTAAGCGTGTGCGTGAGCGTGCGCCAAAGGCTGAGATTGTATCGCATCTGATTAATGGGCTGCCAGGGGAAACCCACGAGATGATGGTGGAAAATGTTCGCCGTTGTGTGACGGACAATGACATTCAGGGAATCAAACTCCACCTCCTCCACCTGATGACCAATACCCGTATGCAAAGAGATTACCACGAGGGGCGTCTTAAATTGCTGAGTCAGGAAGAGTATGTGTCAATCATCTGTGACCAGTTGGAAATCATCCCTAAGGATATCGTCATTCATCGGATTACTGGTGATGCGCCGCGAGATATGTTGATTGGTCCTATGTGGAGTCTCAACAAGTGGGAAGTCCTTAATGCCATTGACAAAGAGATGGAACGTCGTGACTCATGGCAAGGGTGCAAAGTAGCTAGCGAGAAGGAGGAAAAAGCATGA
- a CDS encoding ABC transporter ATP-binding protein, which translates to MSLIRLENVSLARQGKTLLSGLNWTVEKGQTWAILGLNGAGKSTLLRLLTAEFFPSEGKAEILGYTFGNGDITGLRQHIGIVSSFITERLPQHMTAEKIVLTGKYKSSILYKAYGDKELQEAKDMLTSLGAGDLIGRKYHGLSQGEKQICLIARSLMEDPDIIILDEATVGLDLFAREKLLRQIDRITSLPHAPLVLYVTHHAEEITEKMDHILLLRQGRIVAQGPKNDIITPEVLADFYQNPVQIIPIDDHRFYINPLL; encoded by the coding sequence ATGTCACTTATACGCTTAGAAAATGTCAGCTTGGCCCGCCAAGGAAAAACACTTTTGTCTGGCCTTAACTGGACAGTTGAAAAAGGTCAAACTTGGGCTATCCTGGGACTTAACGGTGCTGGAAAATCAACTCTCTTACGTTTGTTGACAGCTGAATTCTTCCCTTCTGAGGGAAAGGCTGAGATACTAGGCTACACCTTTGGGAATGGAGACATCACAGGTCTTCGTCAACATATCGGTATCGTCAGCTCCTTCATCACTGAGCGTCTTCCTCAACATATGACAGCTGAAAAAATCGTCCTTACTGGTAAATACAAGAGCTCAATCCTCTACAAGGCATATGGGGATAAGGAGTTGCAAGAAGCCAAGGACATGCTAACCTCACTTGGCGCTGGAGATTTGATAGGTCGTAAATACCATGGCCTGTCTCAAGGAGAAAAACAAATTTGTTTGATTGCTCGCAGTCTCATGGAAGATCCTGACATCATTATTCTTGACGAAGCGACTGTTGGCTTGGACCTATTTGCCCGCGAAAAACTCTTACGTCAGATTGACCGTATCACCTCGCTTCCACATGCTCCATTGGTTCTTTACGTCACCCACCACGCTGAAGAGATTACTGAAAAAATGGACCACATTCTCCTACTCCGTCAGGGAAGAATCGTGGCACAAGGACCAAAAAACGATATTATCACACCGGAAGTTCTAGCTGACTTCTACCAAAATCCTGTTCAAATTATCCCAATTGATGACCATCGTTTTTACATTAACCCTCTTCTATAA
- a CDS encoding hemolysin family protein, translating into MEDSSGQSLLFQSILLLILTLLTAFFSASEMALVSLNRSRVEQKAEEGDKKFIRLLKVLENPNNFLSTIQVGITFISLLQGASLSASLGAVIATWFGHAAWAKTAGSMISLVVLTYISIVFGELYPKRIAMNLKENLAIYSAPVIIVTGKIVSPFVWILSASTNLVSHLTPMTFDDADEQMTRDEIEYMLAKSEDTLEAEEIEMLQGIFSLDELMAREVMVPRTDAFMIDIEDNTQENIQAILKESFSRIPVYEDDKDKIIGVIHTKNLLKAGFELGFENIKLRRIMNEPLFVPETIFVDDLLAAFRNTNNQMAILLDEYGGVAGLVTFEDLLEEIVGEIDDETDKTSVEVREIGENTYIVEGAMTLNDFNEHFDTELESDDVDTIAGYYLTGVGAIPTQEVKEHYAVINKDKHLEFINDKVKDGRVTKLKVIITAAPEEAEE; encoded by the coding sequence ATGGAAGACTCCAGTGGTCAGTCCTTATTATTTCAATCTATTTTATTACTAATATTAACCTTGCTTACGGCCTTTTTCTCAGCATCAGAGATGGCTTTAGTATCACTAAACCGTTCACGTGTGGAACAAAAGGCTGAAGAAGGCGACAAGAAATTTATTCGCCTGCTCAAGGTTCTTGAAAATCCAAATAACTTCTTATCAACCATTCAAGTTGGTATTACCTTTATCAGTCTCTTACAAGGGGCTAGTCTCTCCGCTTCACTAGGTGCAGTAATAGCGACTTGGTTTGGTCATGCGGCTTGGGCTAAGACAGCAGGTAGCATGATTTCATTGGTTGTCTTGACCTATATCTCGATTGTTTTTGGGGAACTCTATCCTAAACGTATTGCTATGAACCTCAAGGAAAATCTAGCCATTTACTCAGCACCAGTTATTATTGTTACTGGTAAGATTGTTAGTCCCTTTGTTTGGATTCTTTCAGCATCGACAAATCTTGTGTCTCATTTGACGCCTATGACCTTTGATGATGCGGATGAGCAGATGACTCGGGATGAGATTGAGTACATGTTGGCCAAGAGTGAAGATACACTTGAGGCTGAAGAAATTGAAATGCTCCAGGGGATTTTCTCTCTTGATGAATTGATGGCACGTGAGGTTATGGTTCCTCGTACCGATGCTTTCATGATTGATATCGAAGACAATACTCAAGAAAATATCCAAGCTATTCTCAAGGAAAGTTTCTCACGTATCCCTGTTTACGAAGATGACAAGGATAAGATTATCGGTGTCATTCATACTAAAAACCTTCTAAAAGCAGGTTTTGAACTTGGTTTTGAAAATATCAAACTTCGTCGAATCATGAACGAACCTCTCTTTGTTCCAGAGACTATCTTCGTAGATGATCTCTTGGCGGCCTTTCGTAACACCAATAATCAGATGGCTATCTTGCTTGATGAATACGGCGGTGTTGCTGGTCTTGTTACCTTCGAGGACCTTTTGGAAGAAATCGTTGGTGAGATTGACGACGAAACAGATAAAACTAGTGTGGAAGTTCGTGAAATTGGTGAGAATACTTATATTGTCGAAGGAGCTATGACTCTTAATGACTTCAATGAACATTTTGATACAGAACTTGAGAGTGATGACGTTGATACTATCGCAGGTTATTATTTGACTGGTGTGGGGGCCATCCCAACTCAAGAAGTTAAGGAACACTATGCAGTTATCAACAAGGACAAACACCTCGAATTTATCAATGATAAGGTTAAGGATGGTCGCGTAACCAAACTTAAGGTAATCATCACGGCAGCTCCAGAAGAGGCAGAAGAATAG
- a CDS encoding tRNA (mnm(5)s(2)U34)-methyltransferase — protein MIKRPIHLSHDFLAEVLDDESVAIDATMGNGNDTAFLAGLAKKVYAFDVQEQALEKTSQRLSDLGIENAELILDGHENLDHYVTEPIRAAIFNLGYLPSADKSVITKPHTTLEAIEKILDRLEVGGRLAIMIYYGHDGGDMEKDAVLEYVIGLDQRVFTAMLYQPLNQINTPPFLVMLEKLQ, from the coding sequence ATGATTAAACGCCCCATTCATCTATCTCATGACTTTTTAGCAGAAGTGCTGGATGATGAGAGTGTAGCTATCGATGCGACCATGGGAAACGGCAATGATACAGCCTTTCTGGCTGGCCTTGCCAAGAAGGTCTATGCCTTTGACGTGCAGGAGCAGGCGCTTGAAAAGACCAGTCAACGCTTGTCAGACCTGGGAATTGAAAATGCGGAACTCATTTTAGATGGTCACGAAAATCTGGACCATTATGTCACGGAACCTATTCGAGCAGCTATTTTCAATCTGGGCTACTTGCCATCTGCAGACAAAAGTGTCATCACTAAGCCCCATACGACTCTTGAGGCCATTGAGAAAATCCTTGACCGCTTAGAGGTTGGTGGGCGCTTGGCTATTATGATTTACTACGGTCATGATGGTGGTGATATGGAGAAGGATGCTGTGCTTGAGTACGTTATCGGTTTGGACCAGCGTGTTTTCACAGCTATGCTTTACCAACCCCTTAATCAAATTAATACCCCACCATTTTTGGTGATGTTGGAGAAATTACAATGA
- a CDS encoding LPXTG cell wall anchor domain-containing protein, giving the protein MSINKLSKYGIVLVAAVTVATVAQSQFGQSSSKVYADEIASTAPKTSESPSIITATSENVSTTPAVSTSPETSEAPVVSTTPATSEASAVVSTSENSEAPATSENSETATMPIWSETDTDSPINEKAFKYISTRFVESTDRENDFGGGSFGLAKDQIFTVPDEKIAGYYYTITSADGKKYLPGDIIKYADLKFDDPSNYRVGEINVLTYTYYKDKSSMIEAPSLSKPSGYSYKYNSLKPSTFDQGIRSAWDHGDTMTYHVHYRVFDRDSKYGVPVFEDIAPYDTVIVPKNGSIKVNAKVIPGYTLDSQHMFNMDFNSSDKTMTIQSGISEDGYFSGVVDKNGIPMVSFTYFKDNSESAFKDSMTPAVSSLNTSGKTLTYTVRKYYNGRLWSYYQPNIEPGESKQLFSFSIGALGQPDTTLYGTPGYFEVTYDDVKAGKNLYEFWRYQPDFFNADGTPKDTATPSASVAPAVSTTPATSEAPAVSTTPATSETPAVSTAPATSEAPAVSTTPATSEAPAVSTTPATSEAPAVSTTPATSETPEVSTAPATSEAPAVSTTPATSLVPSKDIHSMNSVTYSSTQTRNAGIKSEADGKLTSHDLPKTGDTNSKVGMLGMIFVGLGLTSFVYKGRHRRSK; this is encoded by the coding sequence TTGTCTATTAATAAGTTGTCTAAATATGGTATTGTTTTGGTTGCAGCTGTTACAGTTGCGACTGTAGCACAGTCCCAATTCGGTCAATCGTCTTCAAAAGTGTATGCCGATGAAATTGCTAGTACGGCGCCAAAAACGAGTGAATCTCCAAGCATAATAACTGCTACTAGCGAAAACGTTAGTACAACTCCAGCTGTGAGCACGAGTCCTGAGACAAGTGAAGCACCAGTGGTCAGCACAACACCAGCGACGAGTGAAGCATCAGCAGTAGTCTCGACTTCAGAAAATAGCGAAGCACCAGCGACGAGTGAGAATTCAGAGACAGCCACTATGCCAATTTGGAGTGAGACTGATACAGATAGTCCAATAAATGAAAAAGCTTTTAAATATATTTCTACACGTTTTGTTGAGTCAACGGATAGAGAAAATGATTTTGGTGGGGGCTCTTTCGGCTTAGCAAAAGACCAAATTTTTACTGTTCCTGATGAAAAAATTGCCGGCTATTATTATACAATCACCTCTGCGGATGGAAAAAAATATTTGCCTGGTGATATCATTAAATATGCTGATTTAAAATTTGATGACCCTTCGAACTATAGAGTTGGTGAAATTAATGTTTTAACTTATACGTACTATAAAGACAAGTCTTCTATGATAGAGGCTCCAAGTTTAAGTAAACCTTCTGGGTATAGTTATAAATACAATAGTTTAAAACCATCAACTTTTGATCAAGGAATTCGTTCGGCATGGGATCATGGTGATACTATGACATATCATGTTCATTATCGAGTCTTTGACAGAGATAGTAAATATGGTGTGCCGGTATTTGAGGATATTGCCCCCTATGATACTGTTATTGTTCCGAAAAATGGCTCCATTAAAGTAAATGCTAAGGTAATTCCAGGTTATACTTTAGATAGTCAACACATGTTTAATATGGATTTTAATTCCTCTGATAAAACTATGACTATTCAATCTGGAATTAGTGAAGATGGTTATTTCAGCGGTGTTGTCGATAAAAATGGAATTCCTATGGTCAGTTTTACTTATTTTAAAGATAATTCTGAATCGGCATTCAAGGATAGTATGACTCCAGCAGTCTCATCCTTAAATACTTCAGGTAAAACTTTAACTTACACAGTGAGAAAGTATTATAATGGTAGATTATGGAGTTACTATCAGCCCAATATTGAACCAGGAGAGTCAAAACAGCTTTTTTCATTTTCTATAGGGGCATTGGGACAACCAGATACTACTCTCTACGGGACTCCTGGTTATTTTGAAGTTACTTATGATGATGTGAAAGCTGGTAAGAATCTTTACGAATTTTGGCGTTACCAGCCAGATTTCTTTAATGCAGACGGTACACCTAAAGATACTGCTACACCATCGGCCAGCGTAGCGCCAGCGGTCAGCACAACGCCAGCTACTAGCGAAGCTCCGGCTGTTAGCACAACGCCAGCTACTAGTGAAACTCCAGCAGTTAGCACAGCACCAGCTACTAGTGAAGCTCCGGCTGTTAGCACAACGCCAGCAACAAGTGAAGCGCCAGCGGTCAGCACAACGCCAGCAACAAGTGAAGCTCCGGCTGTTAGCACAACACCTGCTACTAGTGAAACACCTGAAGTTAGCACAGCACCAGCAACAAGTGAAGCTCCAGCTGTTAGCACAACACCTGCTACTAGTCTAGTGCCTTCAAAAGACATTCATTCCATGAATTCTGTCACTTATTCCTCTACACAAACACGTAATGCAGGGATTAAATCGGAAGCCGATGGAAAATTGACAAGTCACGATTTACCAAAAACAGGAGATACAAACTCTAAAGTTGGTATGCTAGGTATGATTTTTGTAGGACTTGGTTTGACAAGCTTCGTTTATAAAGGGCGTCACAGACGTTCAAAATAG
- a CDS encoding cation:proton antiporter, protein MHLSLALLVLLFSLILSNVINRVFPRLPLPLIQIIFGVGIGFLFKGRAFELETELFLAFIIAPLLFREGEESDITSILRNWKLILFLIFPVIFVSTLGIGYLAKAVLPASVPLSACLAIGAALGPTDLVAYSAISKRFSFPKWISYILQGEGLLNDASGLVAFQVAVTALTTGAFSLLDASWNLVISVLGGFLVGLITALFNRLFLTILDNMDAADVTGALLLELVLPISSYFVAEEIHASGIIAVVVAGISLASRFKKITVFDAKLDSVSHTIWGTITFMLNGMVFFLLGTELPTLAAPVLRSTTYDNLWMLLAIVLLTATMFGIRFVMISAVFAQRAWRAKRSLKKIWKGATLLTFSGVKGTVSIATILLLPVANMTALEHSLLLFTVAGVTLLSFLTGILVLPKLATGPAHTTNHYMQIAILNDVVGELEKDLKQSTNQGAVYATIDNYNQRLEDLILEQESNDVKEELANIRVMIMEIESEGLEYAYKKGKISELEYNLYQRYIKSLERRINRGFVSSLSYALAVFVRGLRRLLHFALTFKFRINQDETRRGPRLTEENRDHMAELYLTNTEQILEALSNLEGVYHSDLLSYLKRNRLQEAEIIQSGAFVERVITHLHPDNVDEMLRGYYLERKVINEYEQAELISSRYAKQLRKEVNTLEDYSLKETSNTLTYDMINLARGRA, encoded by the coding sequence ATGCATCTATCGTTAGCTTTGCTTGTTCTTCTTTTTAGCTTGATTTTATCGAACGTTATCAATCGTGTTTTTCCACGTCTTCCCTTACCCTTGATTCAAATTATTTTTGGAGTGGGTATCGGTTTTCTTTTTAAGGGACGTGCTTTCGAGCTTGAAACGGAACTTTTTCTAGCTTTCATTATTGCTCCCTTGCTGTTTCGTGAGGGTGAAGAAAGTGATATTACCAGTATTTTACGTAACTGGAAACTCATTCTATTTTTGATTTTTCCAGTCATCTTCGTGTCTACGCTGGGAATCGGTTATCTTGCTAAGGCTGTCTTGCCTGCCTCAGTGCCTTTGTCTGCCTGCCTAGCCATTGGGGCAGCCCTTGGGCCAACGGATTTGGTGGCCTATTCAGCTATTTCTAAACGCTTCAGTTTTCCAAAGTGGATTAGCTATATTTTGCAGGGTGAAGGACTTCTAAACGATGCCTCTGGCTTGGTTGCCTTTCAGGTGGCGGTTACCGCTTTGACAACGGGTGCTTTCTCCCTCCTTGATGCGAGCTGGAATTTGGTTATTTCTGTGCTTGGTGGTTTTTTGGTTGGCTTGATTACAGCCTTATTTAATCGTCTCTTTTTGACCATTTTGGATAATATGGATGCCGCAGATGTCACAGGTGCTCTCTTACTAGAGTTGGTACTACCGATTTCCTCTTACTTTGTAGCCGAGGAAATTCATGCTTCCGGAATTATTGCTGTTGTCGTAGCAGGGATTTCACTTGCCAGTCGCTTTAAAAAAATTACCGTTTTTGATGCCAAGTTGGATAGTGTTTCTCATACGATTTGGGGAACCATTACCTTCATGCTTAATGGCATGGTCTTTTTCCTCTTGGGGACAGAACTTCCAACCCTAGCAGCCCCAGTACTGCGTAGCACTACCTATGATAATCTCTGGATGCTTCTTGCTATCGTCCTTTTAACAGCGACCATGTTTGGCATTCGTTTTGTTATGATTAGTGCGGTATTTGCCCAAAGAGCTTGGAGGGCCAAACGATCACTGAAAAAAATCTGGAAGGGTGCAACTCTTTTAACCTTTTCTGGTGTCAAAGGAACGGTCTCAATTGCAACCATCCTTTTGCTTCCGGTTGCCAATATGACGGCTTTGGAACATAGTCTCTTGCTCTTTACGGTAGCGGGTGTCACTTTATTAAGTTTCTTAACAGGTATCTTAGTCTTACCTAAGCTAGCCACTGGACCAGCGCACACAACCAACCATTATATGCAGATTGCCATTCTTAATGATGTGGTCGGCGAGTTGGAAAAAGATCTAAAACAGTCAACTAATCAAGGAGCTGTCTATGCTACTATTGACAACTACAATCAACGCTTGGAAGATTTAATCTTGGAGCAGGAATCAAATGATGTCAAAGAAGAGTTGGCCAATATCCGAGTCATGATTATGGAAATTGAGAGTGAGGGTCTGGAATATGCCTACAAGAAGGGTAAGATTTCAGAACTCGAATACAATCTCTACCAACGTTATATCAAGAGCTTAGAGCGTCGTATTAACCGTGGTTTTGTCTCTAGTCTTTCTTACGCTCTAGCTGTCTTTGTGCGTGGCCTTCGTAGATTGTTGCACTTTGCTCTTACTTTCAAGTTTCGTATTAATCAGGATGAAACTAGGAGGGGTCCTAGGTTGACGGAAGAAAACCGTGACCATATGGCTGAACTTTATTTAACAAATACGGAGCAGATTTTAGAAGCCTTGAGTAATCTGGAAGGTGTTTATCATTCAGATCTCTTGTCTTATTTGAAGCGCAATCGACTTCAAGAGGCTGAAATAATTCAATCAGGTGCCTTTGTTGAGCGGGTTATCACCCACCTTCATCCAGACAATGTCGATGAAATGTTACGAGGCTACTATTTGGAACGTAAGGTTATCAACGAGTACGAGCAGGCTGAGCTTATCTCTAGCCGTTATGCCAAGCAGCTTCGTAAGGAAGTCAATACTTTGGAGGATTACTCTCTCAAAGAAACTAGCAACACGTTAACCTATGATATGATTAATCTGGCTCGAGGTCGAGCTTAA